In Zunongwangia profunda SM-A87, the following proteins share a genomic window:
- a CDS encoding DUF6265 family protein: MKTLIKSVLLIITIVTIVSCNSTTKKTDNNSEKQVENFDWLLGNWERLHEEPGKETFENWKKINQNEYSGIGFTVQGSDTIKQEKIRIAKQSGKWILTVKVPEETESITFPITELKYNEFTCTNDSLDFPKQIRYWKNGEKINALVSGDS; the protein is encoded by the coding sequence ATGAAAACACTTATAAAATCAGTACTATTAATAATAACAATAGTTACAATTGTGTCGTGCAATTCCACAACAAAGAAAACAGACAACAATTCGGAAAAACAGGTCGAAAACTTTGATTGGTTACTCGGAAATTGGGAAAGGCTACACGAAGAGCCAGGAAAGGAAACCTTTGAAAATTGGAAGAAAATAAATCAAAACGAATACTCAGGAATCGGATTTACAGTGCAAGGTTCCGACACAATTAAGCAAGAAAAAATCCGTATCGCAAAACAAAGCGGAAAATGGATTTTGACCGTAAAAGTTCCCGAAGAAACAGAATCAATTACATTTCCGATTACCGAATTGAAATACAATGAATTTACTTGTACAAACGATTCGCTTGACTTTCCTAAACAAATCAGATATTGGAAAAATGGGGAGAAAATAAATGCTTTAGTTTCGGGAGATTCTTAA
- a CDS encoding DUF6596 domain-containing protein: MSNPTAETNYRAIYGKLFSTLTRQFGIRYFSEIEDAIQNSFLKSVKNWKPNNTPKKKEDWLYITAKNDLLNQLKRNNKTTDLEVYQTTSYSEPKTNDLRLETIFLVASSKNISQQAKIVFVLKNIFGLNVREISENTLLGNEAIYKMVKRAKNSLQNEYKYRQISDIIKTIGKEEISTVEEILYAVFNSGFDSFNEKQKSIVNEGLCLESFALAKILLNEYNRQSTSNLLSLFCFHIARIEAKIINGNLISFFNQDREKWNSEMINIGFHYLKKPDKVGKFYIETLIVSKYMTTLSFTIDFWNDIIKLYKILLQISPSPIIEINYCFCLYKAERKEKAVKLLEKLERELTSEHVYLSLVKASFLSKENPKESEKITANIISKMNQDIRKKYVLETKFINL, from the coding sequence ATGAGCAATCCAACTGCTGAAACTAATTACCGAGCGATATACGGTAAGCTTTTTTCGACTCTGACTCGCCAATTTGGGATACGATATTTTTCAGAAATCGAAGATGCTATCCAAAACAGTTTTTTAAAATCGGTAAAGAATTGGAAGCCCAATAATACACCGAAAAAGAAAGAGGATTGGCTCTACATAACGGCAAAGAACGATTTGTTGAACCAGTTAAAACGTAACAATAAAACAACTGATTTAGAAGTTTATCAAACAACAAGTTATTCCGAGCCGAAAACAAATGATTTGCGTTTAGAAACAATATTTCTTGTCGCTTCATCAAAAAATATTTCTCAACAAGCTAAAATAGTTTTTGTATTAAAAAACATCTTTGGACTAAACGTTCGGGAGATTTCTGAAAACACGTTACTTGGCAACGAAGCCATTTACAAAATGGTCAAAAGGGCTAAAAATTCGCTCCAAAACGAATACAAATACCGACAGATTTCGGACATCATTAAAACCATCGGAAAAGAAGAAATTTCTACAGTCGAAGAGATTTTATATGCTGTTTTCAATTCGGGTTTCGATTCGTTCAACGAAAAACAAAAATCAATCGTAAACGAAGGTTTATGTTTGGAATCGTTCGCCCTTGCCAAAATCTTGCTTAACGAATACAACCGTCAATCAACGAGCAATTTATTGTCGCTTTTTTGTTTTCACATTGCCAGAATAGAAGCTAAAATAATTAACGGAAACTTGATTTCCTTTTTCAATCAAGACCGAGAAAAATGGAACAGTGAAATGATAAATATCGGATTTCATTATTTGAAAAAGCCCGACAAAGTCGGCAAATTCTATATTGAAACTTTGATTGTGAGCAAGTATATGACAACACTTTCGTTCACCATCGACTTTTGGAACGACATCATTAAACTTTACAAAATCCTGTTGCAAATTTCGCCTTCGCCAATCATCGAAATCAATTATTGTTTCTGTCTATACAAAGCTGAAAGAAAGGAAAAAGCCGTAAAATTATTGGAAAAGTTGGAACGTGAACTGACATCCGAACACGTTTACCTATCGCTCGTAAAGGCATCTTTTTTAAGTAAAGAAAACCCGAAAGAATCAGAAAAGATAACTGCAAATATTATCTCAAAAATGAATCAGGACATACGTAAAAAGTATGTTTTGGAAACCAAATTTATAAACTTATAA